A section of the Pseudorasbora parva isolate DD20220531a chromosome 2, ASM2467924v1, whole genome shotgun sequence genome encodes:
- the ypel3 gene encoding protein yippee-like 3 yields MVKQTKAKTFQAYLDSCHRRYSCVHCRAHLANHDDLISKSFQGSQGRAYLFNSVVNVGCGPAEERLLLTGLHAVADIYCENCHTTLGWKYEQAFELSQKYKEGKFIIELSHMIKDNGWD; encoded by the exons ATGGTGAAGCAGACCAAGGCCAAAACTTTCCAGGCCTATCTGGACTCCTGTCACCGTCGCTACAGCTGCGTCCACTGCCGTGCACACCTGGCTAACCATGATGACCTCATTTCAAAG TCATTTCAAGGCAGCCAAGGACGTGCCTACCTGTTCAATTCTGT GGTGAACGTAGGTTGTGGTCCAGCAGAGGAAAGGCTGCTGCTGACCGGTCTTCATGCTGTGGCTGATATTTACTGTGAAAATTGCCACACCACACTGGGCTGGAAATAT GAGCAAGCATTTGAGTTAAGTCAGAAGTATAAGGAGGGGAAGTTTATTATTGAATTATCTCACATGATTAAGGATAATGGCTGGGACTGA
- the si:ch211-11k18.4 gene encoding uncharacterized protein si:ch211-11k18.4: MSGKIKSRSAANADSISGSVSCDERILRDCHQMYIHPESGLITIAQTVGVTLLPPRKKITVMLMGNHSAGKSSFINWYVEEHIQRTGVAIETQGFSFVTSGRKRESLTGNATLHLYPHFKPLQEFKGVSEYLGTEICTSRQKRFSLVTFVDTPGLVDGDMKYPFDVDQAILWLGELCDLILVFFDPMGQALCKRTLSIVEKLNEKQGDRLRFYLSKADEAGGESDRQRVMMQIVQELCKRPGLNKCGFDMPTIYVPNPNKPSRCVNQIEEVCRTIEKTINQTVQNTLNSLEKDCNLITEAITETLHNDRHCSVENRRARLKGCLLGMLGFTVPLLLLVALVLGSLSREVLDLMLGNKGTEALSLYVAPAVKAFETLSVEVQLYSCAGLVLLSFIFLLLARFSFRTKSTLSGKQKRQLQEKLEYVQEVVKTKKKNLYEEYLRQSVGDQDMN; encoded by the exons ATGTCCGGAAAAATCAAAAGCAGGAGTGCTGCAAATGCCGACTCGATATCTGGCAGTGTGTCCTGCGACGAGCGCATCTTACGGGACTGCCATCAGATGTACATCCATCCGGAGAGCG GACTAATAACAATTGCTCAAACTGTTGGGGTGACGCTGCTGCCTCCCAGGAAAAAGATAACTGTGATGTTGATGGGGAACCACTCAGCTGGAAAGAGCAGCTTTATCAATTG GTATGTGGAGGAGCATATACAAAGGACAGGGGTTGCTATAGAGACACAGGGCTTCAGCTTTGTTACCAGTGGGCGAAAGAGGGAGTCGCTCACG GGGAATGCAACGCTCCATCTATATCCACACTTCAAACCACTGCAAGAGTTTAAAG GGGTGTCAGAATACCTCGGCACTGAGATTTGCACTTCCCGACAGAAGCGTTTCAGCTTGGTGACTTTTGTTGATACTCCTGGTCTGGTGGATGGAGATATGAAGTACCCCTTTGACGTGGACCAAGCTATTTTGTGGCTCG GTGAGCTCTGTGACCTGATTCTGGTCTTCTTTGACCCAATGGGACAGGCTTTATGCAAGCGCACACTCAGCATTGTAGAGAAACTGAATGAGAAGCAAGGGGACCGTCTTCGTTTTTATCTCAGTAAAGCTGATGAGGCTGGAGGAGAGTCTGATCGACAA AGAGTTATGATGCAGATTGTACAGGAGCTTTGCAAGCGTCCGGGACTCAACAAGTGTGGCTTTGACATGCCCACCATCTACGTTCCAAACCCTAATAAG CCCAGCCGATGTGTCAATCAGATTGAAGAGGTGTGTCGGACTATAGAAAAGACCATTAATCAGACTGTGCAGAACACGCTTAACTCATTGGAGAAAGACTGTAATCTCATCACTGAGGCCATCACTGAGACGCTTCATAATGATAG GCACTGCAGTGTAGAGAACCGTCGAGCACGTTTAAAGGGTTGTTTGTTAGGCATGCTGGGTTTTACTGTGCCCTTGCTGCTGCTTGTCGCCCTGGTGCTTGGCAGCCTCTCCAGAGAAGTGCTGGATCTCATGTTGGGTAATAAAGGCACAGAGGCACTCTCACTATATGTG GCTCCTGCAGTGAAGGCTTTTGAGACTCTGTCAGTGGAAGTGCAGCTGTACAGTTGTGCTGGACTGGTGCTGTTGTCCTTCATCTTTCTCCTCCTTGCACGCTTCTCTTTCag GACTAAATCAACACTCTCTGGGAAACAAAAGAGACAACTTCAAGAAAAACTGGAATATGTCCAGGAGGTTGTCAAGACAAAAAAG AAAAATCTCTATGAGGAGTACCTGCGTCAGAGTGTGGGTGATCAGGACATGAACTGA